One segment of Desulfosporosinus sp. Sb-LF DNA contains the following:
- the pyrR gene encoding bifunctional pyr operon transcriptional regulator/uracil phosphoribosyltransferase PyrR: MEGTIKSKILDADGIRRAIIRIAHEIVEKNKGTDKLVLVGIRRRGVPIAERIQQYIEEFEGVKVPLGILDITLYRDDLSTIDVHPVVHETDVPVSIEGKAVILIDDVLYTGRTARAALDATMDIGRPERIQLAVLVDRGHRELPIRADYVGKNLPTSKREIVAVRLQEIDGDEDVLLLEREDNHTN, translated from the coding sequence TTGGAAGGAACAATTAAAAGCAAAATCTTAGATGCGGATGGGATTCGCCGAGCAATTATACGGATTGCCCATGAAATTGTGGAAAAGAATAAAGGGACAGATAAACTTGTCTTGGTCGGTATTCGTCGTCGAGGGGTGCCGATAGCGGAACGGATTCAACAATATATTGAAGAATTTGAAGGGGTAAAAGTTCCACTCGGAATTTTGGATATCACTCTTTATCGAGATGACCTAAGTACTATTGATGTCCATCCGGTCGTTCATGAAACCGATGTACCAGTGAGTATTGAGGGGAAGGCCGTGATTCTGATTGACGATGTTCTGTATACAGGGCGGACGGCTCGTGCAGCCTTAGATGCGACGATGGACATAGGTAGACCGGAGCGCATTCAATTGGCAGTACTCGTGGATCGGGGACATCGGGAATTACCTATTCGGGCAGACTATGTTGGTAAAAATCTACCCACTTCAAAGCGGGAGATTGTAGCGGTGCGATTGCAGGAAATAGATGGCGATGAGGATGTACTTTTGCTGGAGCGGGAAGATAATCATACGAATTAA
- a CDS encoding aspartate carbamoyltransferase catalytic subunit, with the protein MKWQRKDILAIEDMSVEEIRHILQTAKAMKGILMRPIKKLPTLKGKSVVNLFYEASTRTRTSFEMAGKVLGADTTSIAVAQSSVSKGESLYDTAKTIQAMRADLVILRHPSSGSANFLADILDSSVINAGDGQHEHPTQALLDIFTMEERLGTLEGKKVVIVGDVLHSRVARSNAWCLSKMGVDVTFVGPPTLVPVEMEGVGVKLTHDLDGALPGADVVMALRLQLERQKSGLFPSLREYSHLYGLTVDRLKKTGKQSIVLHPGPMNRGVEISDDVADGVDALIERQVTNGVAIRMALIYLLIGGSSNVVA; encoded by the coding sequence ATGAAATGGCAGCGTAAGGATATTTTAGCGATAGAGGATATGAGCGTGGAGGAAATTCGTCATATTCTGCAGACTGCAAAAGCGATGAAGGGAATTTTGATGCGCCCGATCAAGAAATTGCCTACGTTAAAAGGAAAATCCGTCGTTAATCTTTTCTATGAAGCAAGTACTAGAACTCGAACCTCCTTTGAAATGGCTGGAAAAGTATTAGGGGCCGACACAACGAGTATTGCCGTTGCCCAGAGTAGTGTGAGCAAAGGGGAGAGCTTATATGATACCGCTAAGACGATTCAGGCGATGCGTGCAGACCTGGTAATCCTTAGGCATCCCAGCTCGGGTTCTGCGAATTTTTTGGCAGACATTCTTGATTCCTCCGTCATTAATGCGGGAGACGGTCAGCATGAGCATCCAACTCAAGCTTTACTGGATATTTTCACAATGGAGGAGCGCCTAGGAACACTTGAAGGTAAGAAAGTAGTCATCGTTGGAGACGTTTTGCACTCTAGGGTTGCTCGGAGCAACGCTTGGTGTCTCAGCAAAATGGGTGTTGATGTCACCTTTGTAGGCCCTCCGACGTTGGTTCCTGTTGAAATGGAGGGCGTGGGTGTTAAATTGACCCATGATCTAGATGGGGCTTTACCAGGGGCGGATGTAGTAATGGCTTTACGCCTTCAACTTGAACGCCAGAAAAGTGGGCTCTTCCCGAGTCTTCGCGAGTATAGCCATCTTTATGGCCTCACGGTAGATCGCCTAAAGAAAACTGGAAAACAGAGTATCGTATTACATCCTGGGCCAATGAATAGGGGCGTGGAGATCTCGGATGACGTGGCTGATGGTGTAGACGCATTAATCGAGCGACAGGTTACGAACGGTGTGGCCATTCGCATGGCTCTTATATATCTACTGATAGGAGGATCTAGCAATGTGGTGGCTTAA
- a CDS encoding dihydroorotase, with amino-acid sequence MWWLKEVRVIDPSQMISSARDVLIKNGKVLEISSSMTEAEVLAKAQGEPVEAIEGKGKFLFPGLIDVHTHLREPGQEDKEDILSGSRAAVRGGFTTILAMANTLPVIDNRALVEFVRLQGERAGYARVLPIGTVTKGMKGEELAEMADMKEGGAAAFSDDGKNIQNAEVMRLALEYAKLTGLPIISHCEDKNLAGEGLMRRGLASGRMGLRGIPASAESVIVARDLLLAEETGGKLHLAHISTAESVDLIRRAKARGVNVTAEVNPHHLIFCDEEITLTDTVLKVNPPLGSREDRDALIEGLRDGTIDMIATDHAPHTQAEKARPFAEAPFGIASLETALSAVWQYLVLPGRLSMDRVIEAWSVAPAQRFGLSGGSLKAGAVADMVLFDPDFHEEIVPAKLVSKARNTPFLGKTLQGFPVMVWVEGRLVQRNRTVI; translated from the coding sequence ATGTGGTGGCTTAAAGAAGTACGGGTCATTGACCCGAGTCAAATGATTTCGTCCGCCCGGGATGTTTTGATTAAAAACGGGAAGGTGTTAGAAATCTCTTCCTCAATGACAGAAGCAGAGGTTTTGGCAAAAGCACAAGGTGAACCAGTGGAAGCCATCGAGGGAAAAGGGAAATTTCTCTTTCCCGGGCTAATCGATGTACACACTCATCTGCGTGAGCCGGGACAAGAGGATAAAGAAGATATTTTAAGTGGCTCACGTGCCGCAGTGCGCGGAGGATTTACGACTATTTTGGCGATGGCTAACACTCTGCCCGTGATCGATAACCGAGCTTTGGTTGAATTTGTACGATTACAGGGGGAACGTGCAGGATATGCTCGAGTGCTACCAATTGGGACGGTTACTAAAGGGATGAAAGGTGAAGAACTGGCCGAAATGGCAGATATGAAAGAGGGGGGAGCAGCGGCCTTTTCGGATGATGGTAAAAACATTCAAAATGCTGAAGTGATGCGGCTTGCTCTAGAATATGCCAAATTGACCGGATTACCCATTATTAGTCATTGTGAGGATAAGAATTTAGCCGGAGAAGGTTTGATGCGTCGCGGTCTGGCGTCTGGTCGGATGGGATTAAGAGGGATTCCTGCGAGTGCTGAAAGTGTCATTGTTGCTCGAGATTTGCTCTTGGCCGAGGAAACGGGTGGAAAACTCCATCTTGCTCATATTTCTACCGCGGAGAGTGTTGACTTGATTCGAAGAGCTAAAGCACGGGGTGTTAATGTCACGGCTGAAGTAAATCCTCACCACTTAATTTTTTGCGATGAAGAGATAACTCTTACAGATACGGTGCTAAAGGTGAATCCTCCTTTGGGTTCCCGAGAGGATAGAGATGCACTTATTGAGGGACTCCGAGATGGTACGATCGATATGATCGCGACGGACCATGCTCCCCACACCCAGGCCGAAAAGGCGCGACCTTTTGCGGAGGCTCCGTTTGGCATAGCAAGTCTTGAGACCGCACTGAGCGCAGTTTGGCAGTATTTGGTGTTGCCAGGGCGGTTGTCTATGGATCGGGTGATCGAGGCCTGGAGTGTTGCTCCAGCACAGCGGTTTGGTTTGAGTGGAGGTTCGCTTAAAGCGGGAGCAGTCGCAGATATGGTACTCTTTGACCCGGATTTCCATGAGGAGATTGTTCCAGCTAAGCTGGTTTCGAAAGCGCGGAATACACCGTTTTTAGGTAAGACCTTACAAGGTTTTCCCGTCATGGTATGGGTGGAAGGCAGACTTGTGCAGAGAAATCGCACCGTAATATAA